In Brachybacterium fresconis, the genomic stretch TTCCGGGATGTTGCCGACGCCGACGATGGCGAGCTGCTCGGGCACGTCGATCCCGAGCTCGCGGGCGGCCCACACCGCGTCGATCGCGGCGCGGTCGGTGGCGGAGAAGACCGCCGTGGGCGGGTTCGCGGACCGCAGCAGCGAGGTCACCGCGGTGTGCGCCTCCTGCCGGGAGTCCGCCACCGGCACGATGAGATCCGGGTCGAGCCCGATGCCGTGGTCCGCCAGCGCGTCCCGGTAGCTGCGGAACTTCACCGAGCGCTCCGGATTCTCCAGCTCGCGCTCGTGCGCCAGATGGGCGATCCGCCGATGCCCGGCGACGAGCAGCCGCTCGATCCCTGCCCGGCAGGCGGTGAGACGATCCTGATGCACCACGTCGAAGCCGTCCGGAACGGCCTCGTCGTGGAAGACCAGCAGGGACTGCCCCCGCTGGGCGATGCCGGCCAGCTCCTCGACGTCGACCGGGCAGTCGGGCAGCAGCACCGCCCCGTCGACCATCCGCTCCCGCAGCGGCCGCAGCA encodes the following:
- a CDS encoding LacI family DNA-binding transcriptional regulator; the protein is MPPAMRRATQRDVAERAGVSTATVSYVLSGRSGPGKPPTAATHERVLRAADEVGYELNHIARSLRRQRSDVIALMYPAPASPWSDRLIEQLQAAADPRHLTVIALPVTPTSAEHSVLRPLRERMVDGAVLLPDCPVDVEELAGIAQRGQSLLVFHDEAVPDGFDVVHQDRLTACRAGIERLLVAGHRRIAHLAHERELENPERSVKFRSYRDALADHGIGLDPDLIVPVADSRQEAHTAVTSLLRSANPPTAVFSATDRAAIDAVWAARELGIDVPEQLAIVGVGNIPEGEIMSPRLTTVGLPELDFTVEVERFFTRLEAAEPLPGTVIRSPWHLLARDSG